In one Mycobacterium heckeshornense genomic region, the following are encoded:
- a CDS encoding lysoplasmalogenase, whose translation MGPPYAPRVVLGAWVAAGWFGVGYGIFVTVTALRSSPGAELTGHWVAQPAFKASMALLLAVGAAAHPIVRERRWLMPALLASAVGDWLLAIPWWSLSFVSGLASFLLAHLCFLAALIPLARRSAVRLIAVVLACLACAALLAWLWPRLQAHTVPVTAYIVVLAAMVCAALLARLPTVWTAVGAVCFAVSDAMIGIERFVLDNEALAVPVWWAYALAQILITAGFFFGRTEPAAGR comes from the coding sequence ATGGGCCCACCGTACGCACCCCGGGTGGTGCTCGGTGCGTGGGTGGCTGCCGGTTGGTTCGGTGTCGGCTACGGGATCTTTGTGACCGTGACCGCACTGCGGTCGTCGCCGGGTGCCGAGTTGACCGGCCACTGGGTGGCACAACCCGCGTTCAAGGCGTCGATGGCGCTGCTGCTGGCCGTGGGCGCCGCCGCGCATCCGATTGTGCGGGAGCGACGCTGGCTGATGCCGGCGCTGCTGGCGTCGGCCGTCGGCGACTGGCTGCTGGCCATCCCGTGGTGGTCGTTGTCGTTCGTGTCAGGACTCGCGTCATTTCTGTTGGCGCACTTGTGTTTTCTGGCAGCACTGATTCCACTGGCCCGACGGTCCGCGGTGCGCCTGATCGCGGTGGTGCTGGCCTGCCTGGCGTGTGCGGCGCTGCTGGCGTGGTTGTGGCCGCGGCTGCAGGCGCACACGGTCCCGGTGACCGCGTACATCGTGGTGTTGGCCGCGATGGTGTGCGCCGCACTGCTGGCACGGTTGCCGACGGTGTGGACCGCGGTAGGTGCGGTGTGCTTCGCGGTCTCGGACGCGATGATCGGCATCGAGCGCTTCGTGCTCGACAACGAGGCGCTGGCGGTCCCGGTCTGGTGGGCCTACGCGCTGGCGCAGATCCTGATCACGGCCGGGTTCTTCTTCGGTCGGACGGAGCCGGCGGCCGGCCGGTGA
- a CDS encoding alpha/beta hydrolase, producing the protein MPSFDKTGPAIDPTMLKVLDKVPFRLCADEGVETVRQRMRDLPRRPVHPDVRVENKTIGGPAGDIGVRIYWPPEALETPLPMMLYFHGGGFVAGDLDTHDGTCRQHAVGADAVVVSVDYRLAPEHPYPAAVDDAWAATQWVAEHGDELGADPARLAVAGDSAGGTLSAVITQRARDEGGPPLTFQLLWYPSTLWDTSLPSFTENASAPILDRAAIAAFSRWYAGELDLTNPPPGLAPGRAANLDGLPPAYVAVAGHDPLRDDGIRYGELLAAAGVPVEVHCAETLMHGYLGYAGVVPAATEAMDRGLVALRKALHA; encoded by the coding sequence ATGCCCAGCTTCGACAAGACCGGTCCCGCCATCGATCCCACCATGCTGAAGGTACTGGATAAGGTTCCGTTCCGGCTCTGCGCCGACGAGGGCGTCGAGACGGTGCGGCAGCGGATGCGTGACCTGCCCCGCCGCCCGGTTCATCCAGACGTACGGGTCGAAAACAAGACCATCGGCGGGCCGGCCGGCGACATCGGGGTCCGAATCTATTGGCCGCCAGAGGCTTTGGAAACACCACTGCCGATGATGCTGTACTTCCACGGCGGCGGTTTTGTCGCCGGCGATCTTGACACCCACGACGGCACCTGCCGCCAGCACGCCGTGGGCGCTGACGCGGTTGTCGTTTCCGTCGACTACCGGCTGGCGCCTGAGCACCCCTACCCCGCCGCTGTCGACGACGCCTGGGCGGCAACGCAATGGGTCGCCGAGCACGGTGACGAACTCGGCGCCGACCCCGCCCGCCTCGCGGTGGCCGGCGATTCGGCCGGCGGCACCCTTTCCGCGGTGATCACGCAGCGTGCCCGCGACGAGGGCGGGCCACCGCTGACCTTCCAGCTGTTGTGGTATCCGTCCACGCTGTGGGACACTTCGCTGCCGTCGTTCACCGAGAACGCGTCTGCGCCCATACTGGACCGGGCCGCAATCGCGGCGTTCTCGCGTTGGTACGCAGGCGAACTCGACTTGACCAACCCGCCGCCGGGGCTGGCGCCGGGACGGGCGGCCAACCTCGACGGCTTGCCGCCCGCCTATGTCGCGGTCGCCGGCCACGACCCGCTGCGCGACGACGGCATCCGCTACGGCGAGCTGCTCGCCGCGGCGGGCGTGCCCGTCGAAGTCCACTGCGCTGAAACCCTCATGCACGGCTACCTCGGATACGCCGGCGTGGTGCCCGCCGCCACCGAAGCCATGGACCGTGGGCTGGTGGCCCTGCGCAAGGCGCTGCACGCCTAG
- a CDS encoding flavin-containing monooxygenase, with translation MTDYHTVVVGAGFSGIGTAIKLGQAGFGDYRVIEAGDGVGGTWYWNTYPGIAVDIPSFSYQFSFEQSAHWSRTYAPGHELRAYAEHCVDKYGIRPKIRFNTKVLAARFDDDHDLWRVQIDPGGDITTRFLVNASGVLTVPKLPDIDGVDSFAGITMHTARWDHNQDLTGKRVAVIGTGASAVQVIPEIAPIVKHLTVFQRTPIWCFPKFDVPLPAPARWAMRLPGGKAVQRLASQAFVEATFPIPAHYFTVFPLAKRMEAAGLAYLRRQVRDPVVREKLTPNYAVGCKRPGFHNGYLATFNRDNVRLVTEPIDKITPTGVATRDGETHQIDVLVLATGFKVMDADSVPTFAVTGSGGRSLSAFWDEHRLQAYEGVSIPGFPNLFSVFGPYGYVGSSYFALIETQTHHIIRCLKRARRRGATRVEVTREANDRYFAEMMRRRHRQVFWQDSCRRANSYYFDKNGDVPLRPTTTVEAYWRSRRFDLDDYRFTS, from the coding sequence ATGACCGATTACCACACCGTCGTCGTCGGCGCAGGATTCTCGGGCATCGGCACCGCGATCAAACTCGGCCAGGCCGGATTCGGCGACTACCGGGTGATCGAAGCCGGCGATGGCGTCGGCGGCACCTGGTATTGGAACACCTATCCCGGTATCGCCGTGGACATTCCGTCGTTTTCCTACCAGTTCTCGTTCGAACAGAGCGCGCACTGGTCGCGAACCTATGCGCCCGGACACGAACTTCGGGCCTATGCAGAACATTGCGTCGACAAGTATGGGATCCGGCCGAAGATCCGCTTCAACACCAAAGTTCTCGCCGCGCGGTTCGACGACGACCACGACCTGTGGCGGGTGCAGATTGACCCCGGCGGCGACATCACCACCAGATTTTTGGTGAACGCCAGCGGCGTGCTCACCGTGCCCAAACTGCCCGACATCGACGGCGTCGACTCGTTCGCCGGCATCACCATGCATACCGCACGCTGGGATCACAACCAGGACCTGACCGGCAAGCGGGTCGCGGTCATCGGCACCGGTGCCTCGGCTGTGCAGGTGATCCCGGAGATCGCCCCGATTGTCAAGCATCTCACCGTGTTTCAGCGCACGCCGATCTGGTGCTTCCCCAAGTTTGACGTGCCGTTGCCAGCGCCGGCGCGCTGGGCGATGCGGCTGCCGGGCGGCAAGGCCGTGCAGCGGCTGGCCAGCCAAGCCTTCGTCGAAGCGACGTTTCCCATCCCGGCGCATTACTTCACCGTCTTCCCGCTGGCCAAACGGATGGAAGCGGCTGGCCTGGCCTACTTGCGTCGGCAGGTCCGCGATCCCGTCGTGCGCGAGAAGCTCACCCCGAACTACGCCGTCGGCTGCAAGCGCCCAGGCTTCCACAACGGCTACCTGGCCACCTTCAACCGTGACAACGTGCGGCTGGTCACCGAGCCGATCGACAAGATCACGCCCACCGGCGTGGCCACCCGCGACGGCGAAACCCACCAGATCGACGTGCTGGTGCTGGCGACCGGCTTCAAGGTGATGGACGCCGACAGCGTGCCCACGTTCGCGGTGACCGGCAGCGGTGGCCGCTCACTAAGCGCATTCTGGGACGAACACCGGCTGCAGGCCTACGAGGGTGTCAGCATCCCCGGATTCCCGAACCTGTTTTCGGTGTTCGGCCCCTACGGCTACGTCGGCTCCTCCTACTTCGCGCTAATCGAGACCCAGACCCACCACATCATCCGGTGCCTGAAGCGGGCCCGGCGCCGGGGCGCCACCCGGGTGGAAGTCACCCGGGAAGCCAACGACCGGTATTTCGCCGAGATGATGCGCCGCCGGCACCGCCAGGTTTTCTGGCAGGACAGCTGCCGACGGGCCAACAGCTACTACTTCGACAAGAACGGCGACGTGCCGTTGCGGCCCACCACCACCGTCGAGGCCTATTGGCGCAGCAGGCGTTTCGACCTTGACGACTACCGGTTCACCTCGTAG
- the metK gene encoding methionine adenosyltransferase has product MSEKGRLFTSESVTEGHPDKICDAISDSVLDALLADDPRSRVAVETMVTTGQVHVAGEVTTSAKEAFAEITDTVRSRILEIGYDSSDKGFDGASCGVNIAIGRQSPDIAQGVDTAYEARVEGVEDPLDAQGAGDQGLMFGYAIKDTPEMMPLPIALAHRLARRLAEVRKNGVLPYLRPDGKTQVTIAYEGNTPVRLDTVVISTQHAADIDLDDMLTPDIREKVLNTVLDDLAHDTLDASGARLLVNPTGKFVLGGPMGDAGLTGRKIIVDTYGGWARHGGGAFSGKDPSKVDRSAAYAMRWVAKNVVGAGLAERIEVQVAYAIGKAAPVGLFVETFGTETVDPVKIEKAIGEVFDLRPGAIIRDLDLLRPIYAQTAAYGHFGRTDIDLPWEQLNKVDDLKRAV; this is encoded by the coding sequence GTGAGCGAAAAGGGTCGGCTGTTCACCAGCGAGTCGGTGACCGAGGGGCACCCCGACAAGATCTGCGATGCCATCAGCGACTCGGTGCTCGACGCCCTGCTGGCCGACGACCCCCGCTCACGCGTCGCCGTCGAGACCATGGTCACCACCGGCCAGGTACATGTCGCCGGTGAGGTGACGACCAGCGCCAAGGAGGCGTTCGCCGAGATCACCGACACGGTCCGCAGCCGCATCCTGGAGATCGGCTACGACTCCTCCGACAAGGGCTTCGACGGAGCGTCGTGCGGGGTGAACATCGCCATCGGCAGGCAGTCTCCCGACATCGCCCAAGGTGTCGACACCGCCTACGAGGCCCGCGTCGAAGGCGTGGAGGACCCGCTGGATGCGCAGGGCGCCGGTGACCAGGGCCTGATGTTCGGCTATGCGATCAAAGACACCCCGGAAATGATGCCGCTGCCGATCGCCCTGGCCCATCGGCTGGCCCGCCGGCTGGCCGAGGTCCGCAAGAACGGTGTGCTGCCGTATCTGCGCCCGGACGGCAAGACCCAGGTCACCATCGCCTACGAAGGCAATACCCCGGTCCGGTTGGACACCGTCGTGATTTCCACCCAGCACGCCGCGGACATCGACCTGGACGACATGCTGACTCCCGACATCCGGGAAAAGGTCCTCAACACCGTGCTCGACGACCTGGCTCACGACACCCTGGACGCATCCGGAGCGCGGCTACTGGTCAACCCGACCGGCAAATTCGTGCTCGGCGGGCCGATGGGCGACGCGGGGTTGACCGGCCGCAAGATCATCGTCGATACCTACGGCGGCTGGGCCCGCCACGGCGGCGGCGCCTTCTCCGGCAAGGATCCCTCCAAGGTGGACCGCTCCGCGGCCTATGCGATGCGCTGGGTGGCCAAGAACGTTGTCGGTGCCGGGCTGGCGGAACGGATCGAGGTGCAGGTCGCCTACGCCATCGGCAAGGCGGCACCGGTCGGGCTGTTCGTCGAGACGTTCGGCACCGAAACCGTCGACCCGGTCAAGATCGAGAAAGCCATCGGCGAGGTGTTCGACCTGCGGCCCGGGGCCATCATCCGCGACCTGGACCTGCTGCGGCCCATCTATGCGCAAACCGCGGCCTACGGCCACTTCGGCCGTACCGACATCGACTTGCCCTGGGAGCAGCTCAACAAGGTCGACGACCTCAAGCGCGCAGTGTAG
- the coaBC gene encoding bifunctional phosphopantothenoylcysteine decarboxylase/phosphopantothenate--cysteine ligase CoaBC has translation MDRKRIVVGVSGGIAAYKACTVVRQLTEAGHRVKVVPTESALRFIGAATFEALSGEPVHTGVFDDVPLVPHVHIGQEADLVVVAPATADLLARAVAGRADDLLTATLLTARCPVLFAPAMHTEMWLHPATVENVATLRRRGAVVLEPASGRLTGTDSGAGRLPEAEEITTFAQLLLERPDALPYDLRGYKMLVTAGGTREPIDPVRFIGNRSSGKQGYALARVAAQRGAEVTLIAGHTAGLIDPAGVDVVHVSSAQQLRDAVSKHAPDAHVLVMAAAVADFRPAQAASAKIKKGVEGPPTIRLVRNDDVLAGAVRARADGQLPNMRAIVGFAAETGDAEGDVLFHARNKLRRKGCDLLVVNAVGEGRAFEVDSNDGWLLASDGTELALQHGSKTLMASRIVDAIAAFLRSGSG, from the coding sequence ATGGACCGCAAACGGATCGTCGTCGGCGTCTCGGGAGGCATCGCCGCCTACAAGGCGTGCACGGTCGTCCGTCAGCTCACCGAAGCGGGCCACCGGGTCAAGGTGGTCCCCACCGAATCAGCGTTGCGTTTCATCGGTGCGGCCACGTTCGAGGCGCTCTCCGGCGAACCGGTACACACCGGGGTCTTCGACGACGTGCCGCTGGTGCCGCACGTGCACATCGGCCAAGAGGCCGACCTGGTGGTGGTGGCCCCGGCGACCGCCGACCTGTTGGCCCGCGCGGTGGCCGGCCGGGCCGACGATCTGCTGACCGCGACACTGCTGACAGCCCGATGTCCGGTGCTGTTCGCGCCGGCGATGCATACCGAAATGTGGCTGCATCCGGCCACCGTCGAGAACGTGGCCACGCTGCGGCGCCGCGGCGCAGTGGTGCTGGAACCGGCATCCGGACGGTTGACCGGCACCGACAGCGGTGCCGGGCGGCTCCCCGAGGCCGAGGAGATCACGACGTTCGCCCAACTGCTGTTGGAGCGGCCCGACGCCCTGCCCTACGACCTGCGCGGCTACAAGATGCTGGTGACCGCCGGCGGCACCCGCGAGCCGATCGACCCGGTGCGCTTCATCGGCAACCGCAGTTCGGGCAAGCAGGGCTACGCGCTGGCCCGCGTCGCCGCGCAGCGAGGAGCCGAGGTCACCCTGATCGCCGGGCACACCGCGGGGCTCATCGATCCCGCCGGTGTCGACGTGGTGCACGTCAGCTCGGCGCAGCAGCTGCGCGACGCGGTATCCAAGCATGCTCCCGACGCCCATGTGCTGGTGATGGCGGCCGCGGTCGCCGATTTCCGCCCGGCCCAGGCCGCGTCCGCCAAGATCAAAAAGGGGGTCGAGGGACCCCCGACCATCCGACTCGTGCGTAACGACGACGTGCTGGCCGGCGCGGTGCGGGCCCGCGCCGACGGGCAGCTGCCCAACATGCGGGCCATCGTCGGGTTCGCGGCCGAGACCGGCGACGCGGAAGGCGACGTGTTGTTCCATGCCCGAAATAAGCTGCGCCGCAAGGGCTGTGACTTGCTGGTCGTCAACGCGGTCGGTGAAGGCAGGGCGTTCGAGGTCGACAGCAACGACGGCTGGCTGTTGGCCTCCGACGGCACCGAGTTGGCGTTGCAGCACGGCTCCAAGACGCTGATGGCCAGTCGTATCGTGGACGCCATCGCCGCCTTTCTGCGCAGCGGCAGCGGGTAA
- the rpoZ gene encoding DNA-directed RNA polymerase subunit omega has product MSTPQPDAPSATKDQFDPTLGGTVTYDPPLGITNPPIDELLERVSSKYALVIYAAKRARQINDYYNQLGEGILEYVGPLVEPGLQEKPLSIALREIHADLLEHTEGE; this is encoded by the coding sequence GTGAGTACTCCGCAGCCTGACGCGCCGTCTGCCACCAAGGATCAGTTCGATCCGACTCTGGGTGGCACCGTGACCTACGACCCGCCGCTGGGTATCACGAACCCGCCCATCGACGAGTTGCTGGAGCGCGTCTCGAGCAAATACGCCCTGGTGATCTACGCGGCGAAACGGGCGCGGCAGATCAACGATTACTACAACCAGCTGGGCGAGGGCATCCTGGAGTACGTCGGTCCGCTGGTGGAGCCGGGACTGCAGGAAAAGCCGCTGTCCATCGCGCTGCGCGAAATCCACGCCGACTTGCTCGAGCACACCGAAGGCGAGTAA
- the gmk gene encoding guanylate kinase — MSADGGPDGERNQNLRPASAGRVVVLSGPSAVGKSTVVRCLRERIPHLHFSVSVTTRAPRPGEVDGVDYHFVTPERFQQLIEEGALLEWAEIHGGLHRSGTLAQPIRDAAATGHPVLIEVDLAGARAVKKAMPEAITVFLAPPSWEDLQARLVGRGTETPEVIQRRLDTARAELAAQGDFDEVVVNDRLETACAQLVSLLVGTPDPG; from the coding sequence ATGAGCGCCGACGGGGGACCGGACGGCGAGCGCAACCAGAACCTGCGGCCGGCGTCGGCAGGGCGCGTGGTCGTGCTGTCCGGTCCCTCCGCCGTCGGAAAGTCGACGGTGGTTCGATGTCTGCGCGAGCGGATTCCCCACCTGCACTTCAGCGTGTCGGTCACCACGCGGGCACCGCGGCCCGGCGAGGTCGACGGTGTCGACTACCACTTCGTCACACCGGAGCGCTTCCAGCAACTGATCGAGGAAGGCGCGCTGCTGGAGTGGGCCGAGATCCACGGCGGACTGCACCGGTCAGGCACGCTTGCGCAGCCGATTCGCGACGCCGCCGCGACCGGACACCCGGTGCTGATCGAGGTCGACCTGGCTGGCGCCCGGGCGGTCAAAAAGGCGATGCCCGAGGCGATCACGGTTTTCCTGGCGCCGCCGAGCTGGGAGGATTTGCAGGCCCGGCTAGTCGGCCGCGGCACCGAGACACCGGAGGTGATCCAGCGGCGGCTCGACACGGCCCGCGCCGAACTGGCGGCTCAGGGTGACTTCGACGAGGTCGTGGTCAACGATCGATTGGAGACCGCGTGCGCGCAATTGGTATCCTTGCTGGTGGGAACGCCGGATCCCGGGTGA
- the mihF gene encoding integration host factor, actinobacterial type produces MALPQLTDEQRAAALEKAAAARRARAELKDRLKRGGTNLKQVLKDAETDEVLGKMKVSALLEALPKVGKVKAQEIMTELEIAPTRRLRGLGDRQRKALLEKFGSA; encoded by the coding sequence GTGGCCCTTCCCCAGTTGACCGACGAGCAGCGCGCCGCCGCGTTGGAGAAGGCTGCTGCCGCACGTCGAGCGCGAGCCGAACTCAAGGATCGGCTCAAGCGCGGCGGCACCAACCTCAAGCAAGTGCTCAAGGATGCCGAGACCGACGAGGTCTTGGGCAAGATGAAGGTTTCCGCGCTGCTCGAGGCCCTGCCGAAAGTGGGCAAGGTCAAGGCGCAGGAAATCATGACCGAGCTCGAGATCGCACCGACCCGTCGGCTGCGTGGGCTCGGCGACCGCCAGCGCAAGGCACTGCTGGAAAAGTTCGGCTCCGCCTAG